The proteins below come from a single Allorhizobium pseudoryzae genomic window:
- a CDS encoding nucleotidyltransferase and HEPN domain-containing protein encodes MKSSLDHIPPKKQQEIARAVEILHEEFEDALKDGTAEFKKRGRILKVILFGSYAKGGWVDEPFTMKGYRSDFDLLVIVNNRKLCDYATYWYKAADRLIRDSQIETPVSFIVHSRREVNTYLKEGQYFFSDIRKEGIALYELDDEPLAEPVALTPEEKLRVAREHFSDRFSLANTFLRGFNFYRGEKELRVAAFELHQALEQAYSCVLLTLTNYAPPSHNVKFLRSLAEEQDHRLADAFPRDQQRERGWFNTLNEAYVKARYSKHFYISEEALTWLGERTAILLDLVALICEAHTSYLQRANSMPR; translated from the coding sequence ATGAAATCCTCCCTCGATCACATCCCTCCGAAGAAGCAACAAGAGATCGCCCGTGCGGTCGAAATTCTGCACGAGGAATTCGAGGACGCGTTGAAGGACGGGACAGCCGAATTCAAGAAGCGCGGACGTATTCTGAAGGTCATCCTATTCGGCTCCTATGCCAAGGGTGGCTGGGTGGACGAGCCTTTCACCATGAAAGGCTATCGCTCCGACTTTGACCTTCTGGTCATCGTCAACAACCGCAAGCTCTGCGACTATGCGACCTACTGGTACAAGGCGGCAGACCGGTTGATCCGCGATTCGCAGATCGAAACCCCTGTTAGCTTCATCGTGCATTCCCGCCGCGAGGTGAACACCTACCTAAAGGAAGGGCAGTATTTCTTCTCCGACATCCGCAAGGAAGGCATCGCGCTCTATGAACTCGATGATGAGCCGCTGGCGGAGCCTGTGGCATTGACGCCGGAGGAAAAGCTACGGGTGGCGCGGGAGCATTTTTCAGACCGTTTCTCCCTTGCGAATACGTTTTTACGTGGTTTCAATTTTTATCGTGGAGAAAAGGAACTCCGTGTCGCTGCGTTTGAGCTCCACCAAGCCTTGGAGCAAGCTTACTCCTGTGTTCTTCTCACGTTAACGAACTACGCGCCGCCATCCCATAATGTGAAGTTTCTACGTTCGCTGGCGGAAGAACAGGATCACCGTTTGGCGGATGCCTTTCCACGTGACCAGCAGAGGGAACGTGGTTGGTTCAACACGTTGAATGAGGCTTATGTGAAAGCCCGCTACTCGAAGCACTTTTATATCAGCGAGGAAGCGTTGACTTGGCTTGGCGAACGCACCGCTATTCTGCTGGATCTCGTCGCTCTGATTTGTGAGGCCCATACGTCTTACCTCCAGCGAGCCAATAGCATGCCTCGCTGA
- the rfbC gene encoding dTDP-4-dehydrorhamnose 3,5-epimerase, which translates to MKFDSLSIPDVILITPKKFGDNRGYFMETFRENLFQEQAGPVHFVQDNRSFSAEVRTVRGLHFQLPPKAQGKLVSCTAGALLDVAVDIRQGSPTFGQYVSAELTAENGEQLWVPAGFAHGFCTLVPDTIISYKVTDYYSPEHDRGLLWSDPAIGIDWPVSGDAVVLSDKDRRQPTLADLPTSFVFGE; encoded by the coding sequence ATGAAATTCGACAGCCTCTCTATTCCGGACGTGATCTTGATAACGCCGAAGAAATTTGGTGATAACCGCGGCTACTTCATGGAGACGTTCCGGGAGAACCTGTTTCAGGAGCAGGCAGGGCCGGTGCATTTCGTTCAGGACAATCGGTCTTTTTCAGCCGAAGTCAGGACTGTGCGTGGGCTTCATTTCCAGCTGCCGCCGAAGGCTCAGGGTAAGCTTGTATCTTGCACCGCCGGCGCGCTTTTGGATGTCGCCGTCGATATTCGACAGGGGTCGCCGACCTTTGGGCAGTATGTTTCGGCCGAGTTAACGGCGGAGAACGGGGAGCAGCTCTGGGTTCCTGCCGGTTTTGCCCATGGTTTTTGCACGCTCGTGCCCGACACGATCATCAGCTACAAGGTGACGGACTACTACAGCCCGGAGCATGATCGTGGTCTGCTGTGGAGTGATCCGGCCATCGGTATCGACTGGCCGGTGTCAGGCGATGCTGTCGTGCTCTCGGACAAGGACAGGCGTCAGCCGACTTTGGCGGATCTACCGACATCCTTTGTGTTTGGAGAGTGA
- the rfbB gene encoding dTDP-glucose 4,6-dehydratase: MRVLVTGGAGFIGSALVRHLVLDKGYDVLNIDKLTYAGTLTSLASVEGNNHYRFLKADISDGRAISEAFESFRPDRVMHLAAESHVDRSITGAKDFVETNVLGTFTMLEGARAHWQRLSGEAKDSFRFLHVSTDEVYGSLGDDGLFTETTPYDPSSPYSASKAASDHLAKAWARTYKMPVVVSNCSNNYGPFHFPEKLIPLVILNALHGQPLPVYGNGANIRDWLYVEDHARALDIIAERGRIGETYNVGGRNERRNIDVVKRICSLMDELRPSGKPHESLIQYVTDRPGHDARYAIDATKLETELGWKAQENFDSGIEKTVRWYIDNEWWWAPLRKGYSGQRLGILKTDAAE, from the coding sequence ATGCGCGTTCTCGTCACCGGCGGCGCCGGCTTCATTGGGTCCGCACTGGTCCGCCATCTTGTTCTGGATAAGGGTTATGATGTCCTCAACATCGATAAGCTGACCTATGCCGGAACGCTGACATCCCTCGCATCTGTCGAGGGCAATAACCACTACCGTTTCCTCAAGGCGGACATCTCCGACGGCCGCGCCATCAGTGAAGCCTTCGAAAGTTTCCGCCCCGATCGCGTCATGCATCTGGCTGCGGAGAGCCATGTCGATCGGTCGATCACCGGTGCGAAGGACTTCGTCGAGACGAACGTGCTTGGCACCTTCACCATGCTGGAAGGGGCGCGCGCCCACTGGCAGCGCCTCTCTGGTGAGGCGAAAGACAGCTTCCGGTTCCTGCATGTCTCGACCGATGAAGTCTATGGCTCGCTGGGAGATGACGGTCTCTTCACTGAGACCACTCCCTATGATCCGAGCTCTCCCTATTCCGCGTCAAAGGCCGCTTCCGATCACTTGGCCAAGGCATGGGCGCGTACTTACAAGATGCCGGTCGTTGTCTCCAACTGCTCGAACAATTACGGCCCCTTCCATTTCCCGGAAAAGCTCATTCCACTGGTCATCCTCAACGCACTTCATGGCCAGCCTCTGCCGGTCTACGGCAATGGCGCCAATATCCGTGACTGGCTTTATGTCGAGGATCACGCACGCGCCCTCGATATTATCGCGGAGCGCGGCCGTATCGGCGAGACTTACAATGTCGGCGGACGCAATGAGCGGCGCAACATTGATGTCGTCAAGCGTATCTGCAGCCTGATGGACGAGTTGCGCCCCTCCGGCAAACCACATGAGAGCTTGATCCAGTATGTGACCGATCGCCCTGGGCATGACGCGCGCTATGCCATCGATGCGACGAAGCTGGAGACCGAACTGGGTTGGAAGGCGCAGGAGAATTTCGACAGCGGTATCGAAAAGACGGTGCGCTGGTATATCGATAACGAATGGTGGTGGGCGCCGTTGCGCAAAGGCTATTCCGGCCAGCGTCTCGGCATCCTCAAGACGGATGCCGCGGAATGA
- the rfbD gene encoding dTDP-4-dehydrorhamnose reductase → MTSRLRYLVTGREGQVVQSLLEQSKRSEHNGIELIAVGRPVLDLANPSSIRSAVEETKPDLIISAAAYTAVDQAESDEEAARAVNAFGPRVLAEVAASRKIPIIHLSTDYVFDGMKSEPYVETDAVGPMSAYGRTKLEGERALLQATDNVVILRTAWVYSPFGKNFVKTMLRLAETRDTVNVVADQVGNPTSALDIADGIFTVAHNMVEDADAALRGIFHMSGRGEASWADLAEEIFRVSASKGGPSATVGRISTAEYPTPAKRPANSRLSNFALRAAHVVELPRWQRSVYDIVERLVASKTYL, encoded by the coding sequence ATGACATCCAGATTGCGGTATCTCGTGACGGGGCGGGAAGGCCAGGTCGTGCAGTCTCTCCTCGAGCAAAGCAAGCGTTCGGAACATAATGGGATAGAACTGATCGCTGTTGGTCGACCGGTTCTCGACCTAGCCAATCCAAGCAGTATTCGATCCGCTGTGGAAGAGACCAAGCCGGATCTGATCATTTCGGCAGCCGCCTATACGGCTGTCGATCAGGCGGAAAGCGACGAAGAGGCGGCGCGAGCGGTCAATGCTTTTGGTCCGCGTGTTTTGGCTGAGGTTGCGGCTTCACGGAAGATCCCGATCATTCATCTGTCCACCGACTATGTCTTTGACGGGATGAAGAGTGAGCCATACGTCGAAACCGATGCAGTTGGACCGATGAGTGCTTATGGACGCACCAAGCTAGAAGGTGAACGCGCCTTACTGCAGGCTACGGACAACGTTGTCATCCTGCGCACTGCCTGGGTCTACAGCCCCTTCGGCAAGAATTTTGTGAAGACCATGCTGCGTCTGGCGGAGACCCGCGATACGGTGAATGTGGTGGCCGATCAAGTCGGCAATCCTACGTCAGCGCTGGACATAGCCGACGGAATTTTCACGGTTGCCCACAATATGGTCGAAGATGCCGATGCTGCTTTGCGGGGTATATTTCATATGTCCGGGCGGGGGGAGGCGAGTTGGGCCGATTTAGCAGAGGAAATCTTCCGTGTATCGGCTTCTAAAGGTGGCCCCAGCGCAACGGTTGGACGGATATCGACCGCGGAGTACCCAACACCGGCAAAACGTCCTGCCAATTCTCGGTTGAGCAATTTTGCACTGAGAGCCGCTCATGTCGTGGAGCTGCCGAGGTGGCAGAGATCCGTGTATGACATTGTTGAACGCCTTGTCGCATCCAAAACCTATCTGTGA